The following are from one region of the Streptococcus sp. 1643 genome:
- the lacG gene encoding 6-phospho-beta-galactosidase — MTKTLPKDFIFGGATAAYQAEGATNTDGKGPVAWDKYLKDNYWYTAEPASDFYHKYPVDLKLAEEYGVNGIRISIAWSRIFPTGYGKVNDKGVEFYHKLFAECHKRHVEPFVTLHHFDTPEALHSNGDFLNRENIEHFVDYAAFCFEEFPEINYWTTFNEIGPIGDGQYLVGKFPPGIQYDLAKVFQSHHNMMVSHARAVKLYKDKGYKGEIGVVHALPTKYPLDPENQADVRAAELEDIIHNKFILDATYLGRYSEETMEGVNHILAVNGGSLDLREEDFAVLEAAKDLNDFLGINYYMSDWMQAFDGETEIIHNGKGEKGSSKYQIKGVGRRVAPDYVPRTDWDWIIYPQGLYDQIMRVKKDYPNYKKIYITENGLGYKDEFVDGTVYDDGRIDYVKKHMEVIADAISDGANVKGYFIWSLMDVFSWSNGYEKRYGLFYVDFETQERYPKQSAHWYKKLAETQLID; from the coding sequence ATGACAAAAACACTTCCAAAAGACTTTATTTTTGGCGGAGCAACAGCTGCCTATCAAGCAGAAGGTGCGACAAATACTGATGGTAAAGGACCAGTTGCCTGGGATAAATACCTCAAAGATAACTACTGGTACACTGCTGAACCAGCCAGTGATTTCTATCACAAATACCCAGTTGACCTCAAACTAGCAGAAGAGTATGGTGTCAATGGTATCCGTATTTCAATCGCTTGGTCACGTATCTTTCCAACTGGTTACGGAAAAGTCAATGACAAGGGAGTTGAATTCTACCACAAGTTGTTTGCAGAGTGTCACAAGCGACATGTTGAGCCCTTTGTAACTCTTCATCACTTTGACACGCCAGAAGCTCTACATTCAAATGGAGACTTCTTAAACCGTGAAAACATTGAACACTTTGTAGACTACGCTGCTTTCTGTTTTGAAGAATTCCCAGAAATAAACTATTGGACAACCTTTAATGAAATTGGGCCAATTGGTGATGGTCAATACTTGGTTGGGAAATTCCCTCCAGGTATTCAGTACGACCTTGCCAAAGTCTTCCAATCTCATCACAATATGATGGTGTCGCATGCGCGTGCAGTCAAACTATATAAAGATAAAGGCTATAAAGGGGAAATTGGTGTGGTTCACGCCCTGCCTACTAAATATCCTCTAGATCCTGAAAATCAAGCAGATGTTCGCGCTGCTGAGTTGGAAGATATCATCCATAATAAATTTATTTTGGATGCGACTTATCTAGGACGATATTCCGAAGAAACCATGGAAGGTGTCAACCATATCTTAGCAGTCAACGGTGGAAGCTTAGATCTGCGTGAAGAAGACTTCGCTGTGCTAGAAGCTGCAAAAGACTTGAACGACTTTCTTGGAATTAATTACTATATGAGTGATTGGATGCAAGCCTTTGATGGCGAAACAGAAATCATTCATAACGGTAAGGGTGAAAAAGGAAGCTCTAAGTATCAGATTAAGGGAGTTGGACGTCGAGTGGCGCCTGACTATGTCCCACGTACGGATTGGGATTGGATTATCTACCCTCAAGGTTTGTATGATCAAATCATGCGCGTGAAGAAAGATTATCCAAATTACAAAAAAATCTACATCACAGAGAATGGTCTCGGATACAAAGACGAGTTTGTGGATGGAACAGTCTACGATGATGGACGGATTGATTATGTTAAGAAACATATGGAAGTGATTGCAGATGCAATCTCTGATGGAGCTAATGTAAAAGGTTACTTCATTTGGTCGTTGATGGATGTCTTTTCTTGGTCAAATGGTTACGAAAAGCGTTACGGCCTCTTCTATGTTGATTTTGAAACCCAGGAGCGTTATCCAAAGCAATCAGCTCACTGGTACAAGAAACTAGCTGAGACCCAACTTATTGATTAA
- a CDS encoding DeoR/GlpR family DNA-binding transcription regulator, with protein MLKQEKLDSILEAVNTKGTITVKEIMESLDVSDMTARRYLQELADKDLLVRVHGGAEKLRTGSLLNNERSNVEKQGLQIAEKQEISRFAGHLIDEGETIFIGPGTTLECFARELPIDNIRVVTNSLPVFLILNERKLTDLILIGGNYRSITGAFVGTLTLQDLTNLQFSKAFVSCNGIKDKAIATFSEEEGEAQRIALNNANKKYLLADHSKFNKFDFYNFYNISEIDTIVSDSKLSQETFEDLSKQTTILLSKP; from the coding sequence ATGCTAAAGCAAGAAAAACTAGATAGTATTCTAGAAGCAGTAAACACAAAAGGCACTATTACTGTAAAAGAGATTATGGAGAGTCTTGATGTGTCAGATATGACAGCTCGCCGCTATTTACAAGAACTAGCAGACAAGGATTTGCTGGTCCGTGTGCATGGTGGCGCTGAAAAACTTCGTACAGGTTCTCTCTTAAACAACGAACGCTCAAATGTTGAAAAACAAGGCTTGCAGATTGCTGAAAAACAAGAAATTAGCCGTTTTGCCGGCCATTTGATTGACGAAGGTGAAACTATTTTCATCGGGCCAGGAACAACCTTAGAATGTTTTGCTCGTGAGCTCCCAATTGATAATATTCGTGTTGTAACAAACAGTCTTCCTGTTTTTCTCATCCTAAACGAACGAAAACTAACAGATTTAATCTTGATTGGTGGAAATTATCGCTCTATCACTGGTGCTTTTGTAGGGACACTCACCTTGCAGGATTTGACAAACCTTCAGTTTTCTAAGGCATTTGTTAGCTGTAATGGTATTAAGGATAAGGCAATTGCTACTTTCAGTGAAGAAGAGGGCGAAGCGCAACGAATCGCCTTGAATAATGCTAATAAAAAATACTTACTGGCAGACCACAGTAAGTTTAATAAGTTTGATTTTTACAATTTCTATAATATCTCAGAAATTGATACCATCGTTTCAGATTCCAAACTGAGTCAGGAGACATTTGAAGACCTGTCAAAACAAACAACCATTCTTTTATCAAAACCATAA
- the nrdF gene encoding class 1b ribonucleoside-diphosphate reductase subunit beta, with the protein METYYKAINWNAIEDVIDKSTWEKLTEQFWLDTRIPLSNDLDDWRKLSNKEKDLVGKVFGGLTLLDTMQSETGVQALRADIRTPHEEAVFNNIQFMESVHAKSYSSIFSTLNTKAEIEEIFEWTNTNPYLQRKAEIINEIYLNGSPLEKKVASVFLETFLFYSGFFTPLYYLGNNKLANVAEIIKLIIRDESVHGTYIGYKFQLGFNELPEEEQENLKEWMYDLLYTLYENEEGYTESLYDGVGWTEEVKTFLRYNANKALMNLGQDPLFPDSADDVNPIVMNGISTGTSNHDFFSQVGNGYLLGEVEAMQDEDYNYGLD; encoded by the coding sequence ATGGAAACTTACTACAAAGCCATTAACTGGAATGCCATCGAAGATGTCATCGACAAATCAACTTGGGAAAAGCTGACAGAGCAATTCTGGCTCGATACGCGTATCCCCTTGTCAAATGACCTAGACGACTGGAGAAAACTATCAAACAAAGAAAAAGACTTGGTAGGAAAAGTCTTTGGTGGTTTGACCCTTTTGGATACCATGCAATCTGAAACAGGAGTTCAAGCGCTTCGCGCAGACATCCGTACACCGCATGAGGAAGCTGTTTTCAACAACATCCAGTTTATGGAATCTGTCCACGCAAAATCCTATTCTTCTATCTTCTCTACCTTAAACACCAAGGCTGAAATCGAAGAAATCTTTGAATGGACCAACACTAATCCCTACCTACAAAGAAAAGCAGAAATTATCAATGAAATCTACCTCAATGGTAGCCCCCTTGAAAAGAAGGTTGCCAGCGTTTTCCTTGAAACCTTCCTTTTCTACTCTGGTTTCTTTACACCACTCTACTATCTTGGTAACAACAAACTGGCCAACGTTGCGGAAATCATTAAACTAATCATCCGTGATGAGTCTGTTCACGGAACCTACATTGGTTACAAATTCCAACTTGGTTTTAACGAATTGCCTGAAGAAGAGCAAGAAAACCTCAAAGAATGGATGTACGACCTGCTCTACACCCTCTACGAGAACGAAGAGGGCTATACAGAAAGCCTCTATGACGGTGTTGGCTGGACTGAGGAAGTTAAAACCTTCCTTCGTTACAATGCCAATAAAGCTCTTATGAACCTAGGACAAGATCCACTCTTCCCAGATTCAGCAGATGATGTCAATCCAATCGTTATGAACGGAATCTCAACAGGAACTTCTAACCACGACTTCTTCTCTCAAGTCGGAAATGGTTACCTCCTTGGTGAAGTTGAAGCCATGCAAGACGAGGATTACAACTACGGTTTAGACTAA